From Chloroflexota bacterium, a single genomic window includes:
- a CDS encoding ATP-binding cassette domain-containing protein, which yields MIDVVDVKKSYGLIEALRGVSFHIDEGEIVGLLGPNGAGKTTMMKILTGFLQPDEGTVHIAGLDVLTQPHQVQALLGYLPENAPLYPELSVQSYLRMMADLRQIPPNEQQTLLSEAIYATGLQEHLTRPIGELSKGFRQRVGLAQAILHRPRLLILDEPTLGLDPTQVVEIRRLIRRLAEQSTILFSTHILSEVEALCDRVIILMNGRIRADARLSELAATPDAVLVLSDAAADVERILRELPGVRGVEALRSMDGFPAYRILGKRRGAKDLCPAIYDLARQHNWPLRELRRDVRTLETVFNELATTA from the coding sequence GTGATTGATGTCGTTGATGTGAAAAAGTCCTATGGCCTCATTGAGGCTTTGCGCGGGGTTTCTTTTCATATTGACGAAGGCGAGATTGTGGGCTTGCTCGGTCCCAATGGTGCTGGCAAGACCACGATGATGAAGATCCTGACCGGCTTCTTGCAACCAGATGAAGGCACCGTGCACATCGCTGGCCTGGATGTCCTGACGCAGCCGCATCAGGTTCAGGCATTGCTCGGCTACCTGCCCGAGAATGCCCCGCTCTATCCAGAGTTGTCCGTCCAGAGCTATTTGCGCATGATGGCCGACCTGCGCCAGATCCCGCCGAATGAACAGCAAACCCTCCTGTCAGAGGCGATCTACGCCACGGGGTTGCAGGAACACTTGACTCGCCCCATCGGCGAATTGAGCAAAGGCTTCCGACAGCGGGTGGGGCTGGCCCAGGCCATTCTGCACCGTCCCAGGCTGTTGATCCTAGACGAGCCCACGCTCGGCCTCGACCCCACGCAGGTCGTGGAGATCCGCCGCCTGATCCGTCGTTTGGCCGAGCAAAGCACGATCCTCTTCTCGACGCATATCCTCTCTGAAGTGGAGGCGCTCTGCGATCGGGTGATTATCTTGATGAACGGCCGCATCAGGGCCGACGCCCGGCTTTCGGAGCTGGCTGCCACCCCGGATGCAGTACTCGTGCTCTCTGACGCTGCCGCAGATGTGGAGCGCATCCTCCGCGAGTTGCCTGGCGTGAGAGGCGTGGAGGCCCTGCGTTCGATGGATGGTTTCCCAGCTTACCGCATCCTAGGCAAACGACGTGGTGCGAAAGACCTCTGCCCCGCCATCTACGACCTGGCTCGCCAGCACAACTGGCCATTGCGTGAACTGCGACGCGATGTCCGCACGCTGGAGACAGTCTTCAACGAACTGGCTACGACTGCTTGA
- a CDS encoding Gldg family protein: protein MKQALVITRKELQGYFTSPMALIFIGTFLAITLFSFFWVETFFARGIADVRPLFRWMPVLMIFLVSALTMRQWSEEQRSGTLEMLLTLPVSPVQLVLGKFLAVLTLVVVSLLLTLFLPFTVSLLGNLDWGPVIGGYLAALLLAAAYAAIGLFISSRTDNQIVALISTVVLCGLLYLLGSGGITSFFGRTLGEILRAMAPGSRFESIERGVVDLRDMLYYLSLSGVFLTLNVLSLISKRWSQGEGARPQRRAATLTSLLLVLNLVMVNVWVYPLHGLRLDLTEQREYTLSQTTRELLSNLQEPLLIRGYFSEKTHPLLAPLVPTIRDMLQEYRVASGGKVQVEIIDPAKDPEKEAEANQIYGIRPTPFQIAGRYESAIINSYFDILIRYGDQSEALGFQDLIEIVARRDAMPDVRLRNLEYDLTRSIKKVVYGFQSIDAVLSALDEPAKLTAYITPNTLPDVLADAPKTIEKVANDIQKQAPGKFTYSMVDPDAPGSPVSRQTLYERYRLQPIAFSLFSPETYYLYMLLEIGDQAQVIYPTSDWSEASVRTAIESALKRASPGFLKVVGLWTPPQEATQNAWGQTQQPLSTWQELYSYLAQEQEVRTVYLEGGSVPADIDVLVVVAPQDLSDKERYAIDQYLMRGGAVIAVAGNYKLIADPYTGGLGIEAIKDGMQELLASYGITVEHSIVMDMQNEPFPVPVVRNVGGISIREIQALNYPFFVDVRTDGMAQGHPIVANLSAVTLNWTSPVTIDEAKNAKRQVTVLLRSSKNSWTQTSTFIQPNFEQYPQLGFAVGEAKQSYPLAVAVQGSFESYFKGKPSPLLETGEGEAAAQTAGGTIEVSPETARLVVIGSAAFLDDIVFQLSSYLSQDRYLNSLKLMQNAVAWCTEDLDLLNIRARGTTARVLNPLSERAQSMWEGLNYAVALVALLGVAVVWNVRRKSEQPMELLPAKALAKAKEVKP, encoded by the coding sequence ATGAAACAAGCATTGGTAATCACGCGAAAGGAACTGCAAGGTTATTTCACTTCGCCAATGGCGCTGATCTTCATTGGTACTTTCTTGGCGATCACTCTCTTCTCCTTCTTTTGGGTGGAAACCTTCTTCGCACGCGGAATCGCCGACGTCCGGCCGCTATTTCGCTGGATGCCGGTGCTGATGATCTTTCTGGTGTCGGCGCTGACCATGCGCCAGTGGAGCGAGGAACAGCGCTCAGGCACGTTGGAGATGTTGCTCACCCTGCCTGTTTCGCCAGTGCAGTTGGTGCTGGGCAAATTCCTGGCAGTGCTGACGCTCGTGGTGGTTTCGCTGCTGCTGACCCTTTTCCTGCCCTTTACCGTCTCCTTACTGGGCAATCTGGATTGGGGCCCAGTGATCGGTGGCTATCTGGCGGCCCTCTTGCTGGCCGCGGCTTATGCCGCGATTGGGCTTTTTATCTCTTCGCGCACCGATAACCAGATTGTTGCGCTCATCTCCACTGTAGTGCTCTGCGGCTTGCTCTACCTGCTAGGGTCCGGGGGAATCACCAGTTTTTTTGGACGCACCTTAGGCGAGATACTTCGCGCCATGGCACCGGGCAGCCGCTTTGAAAGCATCGAACGCGGTGTGGTGGATTTGCGTGACATGCTCTATTACCTCTCCCTCAGTGGTGTTTTCCTCACGCTCAATGTGCTCTCTCTGATCAGCAAGCGCTGGAGCCAGGGCGAAGGCGCGCGTCCGCAGCGCCGTGCCGCAACACTGACCTCGCTGTTGCTGGTGCTGAACCTAGTAATGGTCAACGTCTGGGTCTATCCCTTGCATGGCTTGCGCTTAGATCTCACTGAACAGCGGGAGTACACCCTGTCCCAAACTACGCGCGAGTTGCTCAGCAACTTGCAAGAGCCTCTGCTTATCCGTGGCTATTTCAGCGAGAAGACGCATCCTTTGCTTGCTCCGCTGGTGCCTACTATCCGCGATATGTTGCAGGAATACCGCGTGGCTTCAGGTGGCAAGGTACAGGTGGAGATCATAGACCCGGCCAAAGATCCGGAGAAGGAAGCAGAGGCTAACCAGATTTACGGTATCCGTCCCACACCGTTCCAGATCGCTGGTCGCTATGAGTCCGCCATTATCAATTCGTATTTTGACATCCTGATCCGCTATGGCGATCAGAGCGAAGCACTGGGCTTTCAGGACCTCATCGAGATCGTAGCCCGCCGCGATGCCATGCCAGATGTGCGTCTGCGCAACCTGGAGTATGACCTGACCCGCTCCATCAAAAAAGTGGTCTATGGCTTCCAGAGCATAGATGCGGTGCTGTCCGCACTCGATGAGCCAGCCAAATTGACCGCCTATATCACGCCCAATACTTTGCCGGATGTCCTCGCCGATGCTCCCAAGACCATCGAGAAAGTGGCCAATGACATACAGAAGCAAGCACCGGGCAAATTCACCTACAGCATGGTGGACCCCGATGCGCCGGGCAGCCCGGTCTCCAGGCAGACGCTGTACGAACGCTACCGCCTGCAACCCATTGCTTTCTCGCTCTTCTCTCCCGAAACCTACTACCTGTACATGCTCCTGGAGATCGGGGATCAAGCGCAGGTAATCTATCCTACCAGCGATTGGAGCGAAGCCTCCGTGCGCACGGCCATCGAATCGGCGCTGAAGCGCGCCTCGCCTGGCTTTCTCAAGGTAGTAGGACTGTGGACACCACCACAAGAAGCAACGCAGAACGCATGGGGACAGACGCAGCAGCCGCTTTCCACTTGGCAGGAACTCTACAGTTATCTGGCTCAAGAACAGGAGGTACGGACTGTCTATCTGGAAGGCGGCAGTGTGCCAGCGGACATAGATGTCCTCGTTGTGGTTGCGCCTCAGGATCTGAGCGACAAGGAGCGCTATGCCATTGACCAGTACCTGATGCGTGGTGGGGCAGTCATAGCAGTGGCGGGCAATTACAAACTGATCGCTGACCCCTATACCGGCGGTTTGGGCATTGAGGCGATCAAGGATGGCATGCAAGAGTTGCTTGCTAGTTACGGCATCACGGTGGAGCATTCTATCGTGATGGACATGCAGAACGAGCCATTCCCAGTGCCAGTCGTGCGCAACGTGGGCGGCATTAGCATCCGGGAAATTCAGGCCTTGAATTACCCGTTCTTCGTGGATGTGCGGACTGATGGTATGGCGCAGGGGCATCCGATCGTTGCCAACCTGTCTGCTGTGACGCTCAATTGGACCTCGCCCGTCACCATAGATGAGGCCAAGAACGCCAAGAGGCAGGTTACAGTTCTGTTGCGCTCCAGCAAAAACTCTTGGACGCAGACCAGCACCTTCATCCAGCCGAATTTCGAACAATATCCACAACTGGGCTTTGCTGTGGGCGAGGCGAAGCAGAGCTATCCACTGGCGGTGGCAGTGCAAGGCAGTTTCGAAAGCTACTTCAAGGGCAAGCCCTCTCCTTTGCTTGAGACTGGTGAAGGAGAGGCAGCAGCCCAGACGGCAGGCGGCACCATCGAAGTGTCACCCGAAACCGCGCGCCTGGTGGTCATTGGCAGCGCCGCTTTCCTCGATGACATCGTCTTCCAACTCTCTTCGTATCTATCGCAGGATCGCTATTTGAACAGCCTGAAACTGATGCAGAACGCCGTCGCCTGGTGTACCGAGGACCTAGATTTGTTGAACATCCGCGCGCGTGGCACTACCGCTCGTGTGCTCAACCCGCTGAGCGAACGCGCGCAATCCATGTGGGAGGGTTTGAACTATGCTGTGGCTCTGGTGGCACTTCTGGGCGTTGCGGTCGTATGGAATGTGCGCCGCAAGAGCGAGCAGCCAATGGAGTTGTTGCCCGCAAAAGCACTCGCCAAGGCCAAGGAGGTGAAACCATGA
- a CDS encoding DUF4340 domain-containing protein, translated as MNRTHQILAAVLAIQIILTIVLYWPKTATTGSSGPLIPDLQTADIVAMTITEMGGETLQLRQVTGNWVLPNADDYPAKAERITQELDKIVGLNTRRLVARTEASHKRLRVAADDFLVRLDLETASGAKHTLFLGSSPSYGNTHVRLDGRSETYLASNLTPWEFSTAPATWVDTSYFTVSKDEVTKITIVNPKGTYTLQKDAAGTWTLADLAPGEEPTKETVNLIVTRATSVTMVRPLGRQERPEYGMDNPIAVVTLQKGEETIILRIGAQDTSDNTYVMKASTLPYYVRVGDYMVKPLVEYGREDLFPPKGTPTPGS; from the coding sequence ATGAACCGTACGCATCAAATCCTGGCCGCAGTCCTGGCCATCCAGATCATCCTGACCATCGTCCTGTATTGGCCGAAGACGGCAACGACCGGGAGCAGCGGCCCGCTCATCCCCGACTTGCAAACCGCGGACATTGTCGCCATGACCATCACCGAGATGGGCGGCGAGACACTGCAACTGCGCCAGGTGACTGGCAACTGGGTCTTGCCCAATGCGGACGATTATCCGGCCAAAGCAGAGCGCATCACACAGGAATTGGACAAGATTGTGGGACTGAACACCCGTCGGTTGGTGGCGCGCACCGAGGCCAGCCACAAACGCTTGCGCGTCGCAGCCGATGATTTCCTGGTTCGGCTCGACCTCGAGACCGCTAGCGGAGCCAAGCACACCCTTTTCCTGGGTTCTTCTCCCAGTTACGGCAATACGCACGTGCGCCTAGATGGCCGGAGCGAGACGTACCTCGCCAGCAACCTGACGCCTTGGGAATTCAGCACTGCTCCCGCCACTTGGGTGGACACCTCGTACTTCACCGTGTCGAAGGATGAGGTCACGAAGATCACGATCGTGAACCCCAAGGGCACCTATACGCTGCAGAAGGATGCCGCAGGTACCTGGACCTTGGCTGACCTGGCCCCCGGCGAAGAGCCCACCAAGGAGACGGTCAACCTGATCGTAACCAGGGCTACCTCCGTGACGATGGTCAGGCCGTTGGGAAGGCAAGAGCGCCCTGAATATGGCATGGACAATCCCATCGCCGTAGTCACGTTGCAGAAAGGCGAGGAGACCATCATTTTGCGCATCGGTGCGCAGGACACCAGTGACAACACCTACGTAATGAAGGCGTCCACGTTGCCATACTACGTCAGGGTGGGTGACTACATGGTCAAACCGCTGGTTGAGTATGGACGCGAGGATTTGTTCCCACCCAAGGGAACACCCACACCGGGCTCATAA